ATTATTACCTCGAGGACGTGTCAGGAACACTCTTCGGTCTAGCTCGTGCTTCCATCGAGTGGCTGTCGACCTGGCGCGATCGAATCCTGATCGAACATCACCCCTTCTGCATAATCCGCGTCCGAGGAAAAACCACTTTATAGCCTCTCTAGATTTAGCTGAAGGATTCTTCGAGCAAACTGATCGCGAACCTCGCTATCGTTGCATTTTATTCTTATCTATCTGTTAATTTGTTCGTGGTGATAGACGGTTCGTGTCACGGACGTGACATCGATTCAGAGATTACTTGCGTGTCTCGTCTATTGTTATCtcgtttattgaaaaatatggaaatttcGTACCGATTGAGAAAAAAGAGACGGAAGTGTAAAGGTCGCAGGAGGGATAGAGTGATATTTTTTTCGTCACAACGATGACACGTGCTACTATTTCCCGGTGCATCGATCAGGAAGCCTTTACGGTCAACTGACGACAACCACACTGCGTCAATGGGTCACAATTACAATTTCCCGCGACCTATTATCGGAAACGGAGTGTAAAGAATACCACCAGCTTGCTCCCGGCAATTTCAGTCGATCCGTGACGAAATACCGTGGGcgaaatgttattttaactCTTCGGAAGGTTTGTTTTACTTGGCCAATAAtgtgaaaaattatgaaatgaaaaaaaaaaaagtagtcttttatatctaaataatattattaattatcacaCTTTAATTCTTGTATATTATAATGGACAGAATTGTTACCTAAATGAattcttttacaaatatttgttgAACAATTGTCAAACCCAATTTTCTGAAAAACGAAACCGCATGTGAACAGAGTTTTAATCATTTTCTATGTATTTTCTCAAGATAAGTTAGATTATctgtatatttttgaaaatataatttattcctttctttattATGCTTTCGTTTATAAATATTCTGTTTAATTCTCAATTATACTGACGGGGAATCGTCACGTATTCATTGCTATATTCTATCTCTGCTTATCACATTTCAAGCGATAAGACTGTATATAAGAAAGCGACAGGATAGATTTCATTTAATAGTAGTCAACGTTCCGCAGTAGATGTATTTCGCATTTCATCGTATTTAAACAAGGTGGGTAGAAAAAAACAGCGCAAAAAGATAAAATGTTTCGCTTTTACTATAACTGGTAACCAACCATTTCATATTTGGGAAATTAGTGtgtgataattataattattttaatcaaagtACATCATTAATATACAGTGTGTCGTGTAGCTGGCGATACAAGCGGATAGGGACAGATTCAACGTGAAAATATAagtcaaaaacaaaaaataaaattttcatttccgaGAAAATCGAATTTGACCACGTCTTATTTCAACGGATTTCACTATAAGATCTATAAGTCTTcaagaaacatttttttaatcaaaaaagcAAAAATCTTCATTGAAAGGTGAACAAATCAATAAATAATCATAGATTTctcttttatgaaattttacagCTACGAAGATGTTGGCTGCAGTGACAATACTAATTCTTTCGCCGCTATTGGTTCTTGGAAATTTCTTTGAATATGCGGATTAcccaaatatttgcaaaaacgAGACTTTAACGATGAAAGGTTGCATTGGTGGTATAATTTCAGCTAATTTTATTGAGTCTCCCAATCTGAGATGTGTAAGCATTGTAAACAATGATATCTATTCTTTGGAGAAGGGCTCCTTTGATGGAATGCCAAATTTGGCTTATCTAAATCTTGAAAAAAACCGGATTCGTCCGAATAAATTATTCTCATTCGGTAACATTTCATACATCACGGCATTGAGTCTTAATGATCAGAGGACGAAAGATACAATTCAACCCTCGTACTATTATATCGATGATTACGATATACCCGCCACGGACGATACAATATTAGAAGTGAACGCCGTGTATCCTAAACTTCGATATTTGAATTTGAGGAATACTAAGATCTCGAGGATATCAAACACCGTGTTTAATCCTTTTCCACAATTATCGTATCTGGATCTTTCGGACAATCAGTTCTCCTCGTTCAATTTCGTACAATTGTGGAACGAATCACTTACGTATTTGAATCTTAATCGCAATCAAATTTCACAGTTTTTCCTCCACGAATTAAACAATTTGATATTGCTTAACCTGGTTGATAATAGCATTAAAAGTATAGGCGATGGTTATGATCTTGATCTGAGGGGACTGAGTAGTTTAGAACATCTTTCCATAGCGTATAatcgaataaattttattagcgAAACAGCATTCAACCACACGGTTAAGCTTCGATACTTAAATATTTCTGGTAACGCTTTGACAGCGTTTAGTCCTGAATTATTTACACCTTTGACCTCTTTGGAAGTTCTTATATTGGATAACAATAACTTTGATGATATCCCACTAATAATGTCATCGAATACAACAACATTGTCGATGAATTGTAACAATATAACTTATTTAAAGTCAAGCTCGTTATATATGTTGCCCCATCTGAGAAAGTTGTTTTTAGCCGGAAACAAGATTTTGAACATTTTCCCTGGAACGTTTAAATCTCAAAGGCTGTTGGAGGAATTATATTTAAACGATAACGAGCTGACTCATTTGTCAAGAAGCTGGTGTCAATCTATGAAGAAACTTCGATATTTGTATTTATCGGGGAACAAATTTACTTCGATTAATTCTATATTTGATTTGACTAACGACGCTTTGAAAGAGGTTTACCTGGACGGTAACCCTATTATGTACATCGAAACAGGTATGCTGAAATCAGTACCAGGAAATGTGACGATTTATCTGAACATGAACATGCCACCACGGATGAGTTTCTGCGGCGCTTAGATTCTGAATATTAGTAAGCACTTCACGACGATATTATcatttattgaattttgaaaGAGAATATATAGAACAATATTATATCGAACCATGTATCAATAATACaatatattcgattatattcgaatattaattaatatccaAACTGTAATATtataacaataaatatataataatctgTTAATAGAAAACCTCGACACATCTTTATTAAAAGACATCATGGAACTTCCTATCTTCCTAGATAAAAATGTAGGTAAATAAGGTGACATTTTTCTTAAACTAAAAGTGAAACCTAAGTTACATACGCTGCAGTTCCATTAAAAATATCTACTACCGAAACTCTGTAAAAAAAGTGCTCGATATTGTACGTTGATCAATCATGCTATTGAcaatgtttcaataaaaaatgtgTAATCAATCCGGATTGGCGGAAGCGTTTCAAGACGAGACGTTGAACGACGCATTCGTTGCTAAAATATTCGTTGCAATTTTAAACAAGTTGTTTATTGAAAAGTAGCTCATTCGAGTTTCGTCCCTATTGGAAATAGGtggtgaaacaaaaaataaaaatagaaaaaaatactttaaataaaacctTTATTTAAGCACGTGGAAGGACACGCCCGTACAGCTCGAAAGAAACAGTCAGACTACAAACAGGTCAGTGACGAAGAATTCGTCACGTACCCATAGACTCTATCGGTCCTATTCGTTGTCTAAATAAGCCAAGAAGGGACACAGCTGCACCCTCTTGACTTGTGCCtcgaaaaagaaacttaatacGTACGTCGATGGTCTttgtaaaagaatgaaaaactttCTCTTCTTAAAAGAGAAAAACCAACAGTccccttttcattttcatcatataattatttagaaaatttccgaTGAGTTGATAGGGATTTGGCGCCTCTCCGCAAAAAGGGGGGCCAGAGGAACCCTACAAAAGCAATGGGCATCCTTCTATCTACAAGAGGGTCCATCATATCACTAATTTCTCGGTTCCTGTTATCAACGGTTCTCTCTTTTCAATTGTTCGTGATAGACCATTTCACAGGATGCAAGATATAAATTTTGTAGCGGTCAATTTGTAGAAATAACAGCGTAGCAAACAATGCTATCATTATTTCCTGGATAAGACGGAAGAGATATGGATTTCATCGATGATTTCACTTCTCCGAATCATCATTCGTAGTTGTCATGGTAGATAGCTATTTCCTCTGGGTAAACTCGGACCTTCAATATCGCTGCCACATAAACATCCTGCAAGGCAGACGAGCTTCTTAATAGCTTTTCCTTCCCTCTTCTTCATTTATTTCTGCTCTCTTCTCAATTTTATTACAACCCCCTTACGTTTGTGTATTTTACACCTTCTAAACTATTTGTTGAATTTCTtcgtaaattttttaaaaatattgtacaacCTTTTCGAGGAACGTATATGAATGTCATTTGTATTGAAGGGATCAAGAACGAAAGAAGGTGTCAAGGAAAGAGAAACGTATTCAAGGCTCGAATTTAAAGGACAAACATACTCCGCGGGGAATGCACGATTTCCATTTCCGGCGGGAGCCTTTCTTGCAATAAAAGTCTCCTCCCTGGCAGCGTTGAACGCTTAACGGATTGTATGTGTTCCACTAACTCACTACCTGTCCACAAGTAAAAACCCGTGGGAAGATCTTTTTCGTCAAGGGAATGTCTACGTTTCGTCCCCTCAGGTAAAATCCTGccgattctttttcctttcagaCAGCGAAATATCGTAGATCTTTCTCCCTCgtaaaaaaagtaaattaacagCAGTTtgttaaaaatggaaaaattatatctaggtatatttaatttcaaaaaattatttgagAATATATCTTTCTCCctcgtaaaaaaataaattaacagcaatttgttaaaaatggaaaaatgatatctatatttaatttcaaaaaattatttgagGATACATTTTTCTCTCtcgtaaaaaaataaatcaacagcaatttattaaaaatggaaaaatgatatctatatttaatttcaaaaaattgagAATACGTCTTTCTCActcgtaaaaaaataaattaacagcaatttattgaaaatggaaaaatgatatctatatttaatttcaaaaaattgagaatacatttttctccctcgtaaaaaaataaatgaacaggaatttgttaaaaatggaaaaatgatatctatatttaatttcaaaaaattattcgaGAATGAATTTATTCCATCCGATGTCAGGACATTTCACGGGACACTTGGCAAACATATAACTTACGCGTGCCAGATGCAGCGCCGCCGGAAACCACTCTAAGATATTCTCCTACCCCTTCCGGTAAACCGTAAAAAGCATCCATTATTTCGAGAGGCACTCGATACGGTGACTTACCTGTCGGTGGCACGAACGCGAACAGCACCTTCCAAAATATCGTGACCGAATGCATGAGATAGTCCATGGTGGATGGGGCGGATGCTTCACCAGCTCCTTCGCCTTCGTCCTCGTCCCCTCCGCTGACCGTCAGTGCCTCCGTGAATTGTTCCTTCCAGGAGCTGGTTCCTGGGAATCAAATAATCTTTTCACCTATCGATTTCCATGGAAGTTATCCAGAATCGTATCAAACATATCGAAGCAAGATTTATGCCTCGGGAATTCCGAATGCTCTAAGTTGATCTTGAATAGATTTTGAGATAGTGTTCTTGGACAATGGTTTCGCAGAGAGTCGTGTCAATCTCGAAAGCAATTCTCCTCGCGAAATTGTACCAGATCCTGTTTAATTAACGAAGGTGTCCTTGGGTTCGCTAGACACGTTGGCGATCGATAAATCAATCGAATCGCGTTACCATTATAAAGCGATAAAGGATTGAATTACTCGTCAGACGATTCTTTAAAGATATCCATTCGTCATCCAACCACGATCCATTAAttcgcttcttctttctttcggaatccacttttcttttttcgaaagcAACGAAACTACTCTATCGATCAAGAACGCTTTATCAACGCGGCGAGAGGAAGGCGTGTCTTTGGGTGCTAGAGAGAATTTCTTTTCACAAAAGGAAGAGGGGGGGAAATGCAAAACGAGCCAACGAACAAAAGGAGCCGCGAAGCGATAGAACCGTCGTCGATTTACAGAGTTCGTTTGAACTTTCGTCGCAGTCGGATTCACGATTCTAGACTTTCCGCTCGAACCCTCTTGAGAATGGAACTTTGGAATTTGATATCACAAAGGACACTGATCTCTAGTCTGATAATAACTTCAATGTATAGTgtgtgatcaaattattagatcCATTGTTAGAAAAGTAGGTATTTCGTGTTTGTATAGAATTAcagccacaattttaaggtaTTTACGTtgaataacttttaatcaataatccttcattaataatatacaaaaaaagtACTTATAAGAATaaacaagtacatttaaaagatcATATTTACACCGccttttgctgcaattactgcATTTTAAGCAGTTCATTTTGATCGCTTTA
The sequence above is a segment of the Osmia lignaria lignaria isolate PbOS001 chromosome 12, iyOsmLign1, whole genome shotgun sequence genome. Coding sequences within it:
- the LOC143305918 gene encoding toll-like receptor 3 translates to MLAAVTILILSPLLVLGNFFEYADYPNICKNETLTMKGCIGGIISANFIESPNLRCVSIVNNDIYSLEKGSFDGMPNLAYLNLEKNRIRPNKLFSFGNISYITALSLNDQRTKDTIQPSYYYIDDYDIPATDDTILEVNAVYPKLRYLNLRNTKISRISNTVFNPFPQLSYLDLSDNQFSSFNFVQLWNESLTYLNLNRNQISQFFLHELNNLILLNLVDNSIKSIGDGYDLDLRGLSSLEHLSIAYNRINFISETAFNHTVKLRYLNISGNALTAFSPELFTPLTSLEVLILDNNNFDDIPLIMSSNTTTLSMNCNNITYLKSSSLYMLPHLRKLFLAGNKILNIFPGTFKSQRLLEELYLNDNELTHLSRSWCQSMKKLRYLYLSGNKFTSINSIFDLTNDALKEVYLDGNPIMYIETGMLKSVPGNVTIYLNMNMPPRMSFCGA